The window ACATTCAAGACGAACTGTTAAAAAGACGATAGGAACATGTGGGAGATGCTACAGGACTGAAATTTTcaacatatattatttttatagataagGTTTGCATTGAAATTTGCAATATAGGTCCACGATCTATTCTAGCCACCATACAATTGGTTAGCGTGAAAGTACTTTATGTAGTTTAGTAAATAGGCAAATTGGTATTTAAGCATTATATAACTATTTACGGAAATATTCgtcaaaattttcagaaatctAGTATGTTAGAAGTTATTTATTTCCCCTATGCTTCCCTtcattatggaaaatttttgtttgtgaatgaCAACGCTAATTTGCAAACACTTTCAATccactttattttgaaaaataacaaaaaaataatacaaaagaaaattaaataattcaatattgCAAGTGTAAGTGGAAAAAATCACATTCTTCAATGGCTATAATGAATAACAACTTCTACACTATCAATTTTGTTAATCGTTAAGTTTACATTCAATTACATACTTATTAGAATTCAATTGATATTTGCACGTTTGGACATGCTCACATTACATACTTACATTACTTACCTATCTAAgtacataaatgtttttatacgaTTTTGACCGTtttgagaaatatttaatttcacacATGCCGAACGAAGTAATATAACGTGTAATAAGAAGATTGGGTTTTTTGTGAACGATTTTAacatgaatttttgtttaaaaacgaataatttaaaaagacaaCGAACATATCGTTAATATTAGTCAATTTatctttatatctatctatctatctattcttaCGAATTTggtaacgtttttttttagttttgttttgttcatgttttttatttgatttgtatTATTGCctagtttgcaaaaaaaaataatatttcgataCTTTGATCACAATGTAGTCAGACGTTGTTGTCAGAACgtcattcatttatatttttttttggtatttctcTTTTCGAAACGGatttcaaaataacaattgtCATTATATTGTGATTTTATGATTCATACTTTTGAGTTGTTGGCGGCTGTGTCAGAATGACAGTATACTAGTTAAAATCATTTCTAAAGTATTTATGTGTTAAAATGTTCTATTGTTAACGTTGAAATATGAATTATTGATGACTGAactaataaagatttaaaaaatgtttggcaACCGATATCGATAAAATACCGTTTATTGATTCCGAAATAAGTTAATCGGTATAAATACCGGTATTTAAATACCGTTTACCCTTATACCGGTATCATACCGGGTACAATACCCTTATCATAACATTATCAATACCGAAACAGTACCGGTATTACAGCAGTTATAATACCgatattttgtttctatttgcATTAAAGTTCGCAATAGTGGAAGATATTGTACATTTATgcttatattttgcaaattttaatcaTGTCTGTCATATTCTGATGACGATCTCTTATTACAATGCAATGTAGTAAAATCTATACCGAATgcgttatattttaaataccgTTACCGATACCGAAATTCGGTTACCAAGCTTGGTTTTAACAAATTGACAGTGgatgcaaaaaataataaaaataacatgacataatttctaaaaaaaaaatcatgtacaAGGaagattacaaaaaaattaagaaagcaCTTTGAAAATTCACTTAGaaatttaggattttttttattactaatgctatactttaaataaaaattaattcagcCTTAAAATACCATAgtgttagtttgttttttaaaggtgACTTTAATTACATTCCTCGTTTCTTAACAAGAGCAGTATGTTTCcacataaaaaaatagtttctaTTATGAAATCTACTTGAATATAAATCACCTCATActcataaaaaattcaatatagattttgataataattctataaaaatattattctgccgtatgaaaaatatcataaaaactctttattatatacattttttatgatatttgaGTTTAGTTTGTCATGACCCatttacattgtttttttttttttttttgacattttccaaatattatacatacaaatacacaaaAAGGAAATCTGTTGTTGGCAATATATCAACACTTAATTTTTCGTTCGTTATAGAATCCAGCAAATGAGTTAAGTTGGACCACCACACCTCTCAAAATATTGAagtaaaatcaataataaacaaaatatagaacACTATACACCAACCACCCACCTTCTTAATTTAGGTTTTCCCCTAAAAAttatatacgtacatacatatatgtatatgtatacacacAAGTATTTGTCAGTAatttggttaaatatttttgtgtcaATCGAAAAAATCACAAGAGTCTAGTAATCGTTGTTGATGGTGGTTGAATGAATTTATACACAATATGCGTAGCCACCAACCAGCACTTATGGGTGAACTTTGGAAGAAAATTGTAACAATGACTTTGTTTTTGAGggaatttctttctttattgtCATAGTGACGACACACAATTTGaccaatttattttttcttttcttttttatattttgtgattttggattatttttattctatgtAGTAAGTGTTTAAAGGttaatcttttataaaatttgatagataaaaattattttatatttggatTATTTGAAATGCTTAGCAccaaaaaattgctttaacttGACAAtagcaataatttttataatcaaaattttgttacgaaatcaaatataaaatgtattactCATTGATTATTTAGGTGATAAATGTGACGTTTTAACTTTCCGAATTAAATTTCTAAGGGTTAAGAAACTGATAGTATGACAAGCACCTTAACTGGTTGTCATGGGGTCAGCAACACATTCTAATTTTAATACAATCTATAAATTAccaacattcatacatattggATCGATATGTGACCCTATGTGTTTCCAAAatcgtttaatttaaaatagatcTCCAAGCTTTCGTAGACAAAGgtgaaaaatataaacttgTTTAAAGTTCTCACTTCCATTCGATTTGCCTataatactttaatatttattcaatATTGCCCCCAAGGTTTCATTTCATGACTAGTCAGCAACTAAAAAAACTAGTTCCATGTTTGATTGCAGTTtttatacattaaataaaaataacttgacactttttaaatatttgaatattattattattatttaatgaaagaTCCGTTTATTAAAACCTTCCGATTTtggataaaaatattataagtcCTATCCCATCAATCAATATATCATCAATCAATATGTCGTTGGAAAGCTACTGCTCTACAAATTAAAAATCCTATTATatgtattgtattaaaaataattaatatttttccacaaaaagtAATCAGCTATTAACACAATTTTGTGACATAATAAATTGATATTTCAAGGCTATGATTcgtgaaaaaatattgaaagcttCAACACATAATAGAGAATTTTATATTCATGTATTATAATGGTTTTAGTTAAAAACCCAAAATTCTTATCTGGGCCAAAGAAAAACTACAGATAAGATAAGAAAGCTCACAATCAGAGGCAGAAACAATCTGTTcagtaaaattaatataaatatcatgaaaataaaaaataaataaaacaaataagaaagttCAGTCGGACATGCCCGATTAAATGATACCCTATTAAGAGTTTGTTTAAAcccttattttataaaacgaaactttcGTTGAAGTTGaacatatttatgaaaaatactgggactttttttaaagcttgtcttgttagttagttagtttgaaaggaggatgtatatatatcaaatccgaagaaattcacataggcctctatcgggcctgttgtgcgctccttaaccagtgtctcaggtgggaatcgaacccaccacctccggtttACCAGACTAGAATACTAGCCACTAACCCACCGGAGGCCACAAGattgttttgtagttttataaaatgattctCTTAAAGTAATTTGTAAAATGAGTGATTAATGTAGTTACCAACTTTAGCTTTTCATATTATGAATTATACTACAAAATTTCTGAGCGTAAGATTGGATCGATTTGAACATGGATATAGTACATACATTGTTGTATAGATATATCAAATGTTATCGTTACGCTAGACCAGCTTTTAAAGTTGAAAAAGCATTATTTAGTTTTCAATGGGTGATATGTGAATCACCAGATATCATCTTGGTTCAAAGTTAGTAGACTAGTTAAACTTTattcagttatttttatttttataaatacggCTTATTTAACATGGTTATTGTCAAATTAACTTCGGAACTGATTCAGTCTGAATAATTCAGagcattattttgttattgttacaaACATAAGAATAGACGGATACTATGCTCTGCCCTAGTAGTGTTGAATATAAATATCTTTgggaattttcgaaaattaatgTGTGCAAAATGTCTGGAATTCAATTAAACcctcaataaatataaaaatatatgtttgtatataaaaaacacttacctactatttattttgttgttgttgttattattgttgcgaATATTTAGTGTGttgacaatttattttttgttgtcgttGTCAAATTTAGTCCGtacttgttattgtttattgaattttcgttttttttctgcGATTTgctgtttttctatttaaaagaaattctttttataattttaacataaaaatttatttaattttttatttattattttgagcacactatttttgcttttatttttatatatttgtgtttatattatttttgtttatacacaCTACAAGAAAAAATCACGTTTTTGTGAAGCACGTTCACGTAATTTCTCAGTTACTATATAAtagatatgtacattagggtgataacttttatacaatttttagaaatttcaaatcGACCCTATTCATCCCACATAGAGCATTAAAATATATGTCGAAAAGTATATTACTTTCTCCCGAGCGTTAAAATTATTTCCGCGGCAAATGTGTTAAAGTTTACGATATTTACTCTTAACaagactttaaattttttaatacaaaactaaaaaattacgacataaaCTAGTGAAGTGATAGGGGTTAATTTTGGTTattaccctaatgtacatatatgtgtttgtgcaaaaattctttttaaattcttgTTTACAAGTTAGAATTTTTCAActgtaaattactttttttgttttactataaGTACTTTCCGAAACatagaatattttgtattacttttttaatttttgtttttaaaataaaatatattttttatttctagtttttcttttacacaCCCAACAACTCGACCTCAACTTTAACGTTTTAATGCCAcactaaatatttgtatttttcttttgccGAAGAAATGTATGATTATTTTCACGTTTTTCTTTGACttgttttttaagagaaaacatGAGAGagataattgtttatttgtgttacatttttaaaagagagtttttgtttcattaatcaCTCTCTTGTGAGATATTTCTCCTGTTTAACTTAAATAACAGTGTTGCATAAATAAGTAGTTTTAGGAAAATAAtaatcagtgttgccactttggctattataaaccaaaactggttatttttattttgcacaaACACTTGTTCTAAATGCTATTTTGTGCTAAACTGATTTAGTCCATTTCAGAATTGCTTCGATTATTTAGAAGTTTATATGCCATTTATAATACACTAAAAATCGTTTTGCGGACCAGAATtactgtaaaaaaataaaatttttcaaaattacagAATTTTTGAGACCCAAAATATtgcaaacaatttgtttttaacatattgTACTGAGATAAATCGCTGGTATGGAACTGAAACCCTTTTCTTGGGTTCATTACATTAATACACATCGATTGGGTATTCCTACAAAAAAAGTGGTCCACGGGACATCTTTACACCTATTTCTTTATGCCCACCAACAAAACAGATGACCCAAATTGTTTTGCTATTAAAAATAGGAAATATCGGTCAAAGATTTCATTTAGCCTCAGTAAATGACTATATGGCTATGTATAGCAACAAGCATgtattcaacataaacaagttttattggAGCCCAAAATACTTTTGGCAAGCTTTATGAGAATCGTCACATAATTGATTTACCATCCATATAAAgtcctttcagaaaattactttaaagctcataatttgctacaaaactgcaatatagcaaaaaaaaatacaatataatcAAGTTTTAAAAGGAACTATCTCTctgtcaaattttatgagaaacgGTCGATAGGAAcaaaaatctccctatcaaatttgaTGATATccggtacataattgacccaacTATATGAACATACTAGTCCCATTTCAGAAAAagaatttataactttaaacgTTCATATTCAAATGTTAACATGAGTTaaataagggttttcatttaaacgttaaAAAACCTTGCAAACTGTGTATGTTTCCATTCTCGCAATTGAATTATATGagaataagaataaaatttacaacCCTGTTTCACATTCTATTAGTCTCACACTAAAATTCTAAAGTATTCTCACGAAGACGAAAAGTGCACATGATAAATAACTACTCTTCTCGTTATTAAAACTACTAAAAAAAACACTCTTCCaataaaagtacaaaaacaagcaaacaaacaacaGAAAGTAAGGATTTAAATAATgcattaatattgttgttgttgtttggttgACTACATAGAATATCTAatgtttttttgtgattttcggTACGCAatgtttaagcaaaaaaaaaacataagaaatcttaatgtacatacatacacattttttcatctttaaataaacaaatacaaatatttagacAAGTTGATAAAAATGAACAAATGAACATAAAAAGACAAATTATTGTTGTTCacaaataaatgttgttgtagTAGGCAAAATGATTAGAGCGGCTGTTAAGtgttttaaaatcagcaaaagaaaatagcaaacatttatttaaatgatgatAATTTGATAAAGCTGTTTTTTTGGCTTAAATTAAGCGTTCTGATCCAGCtgattttaatacttttgtttatatCACATGATAGTACTTGTTCTTGTGACTTcaacaaaggaaaaaaaattatccgcNNNNNNNNNNNNNNNNNNNNNNNNNNNNNNNNNNNNNNNNNNNNNNNNNNNNNNNNNNNNNNNNNNNNNNNNNNNNNNNNNNNNNNNNNNNNNNNNNNNNAGagcggataattttttttcgatcaCTGCACTCAGAACGTAAAATGCTACAaggtagtaaaaaaaaaactctaaaaatcaGCTGGATTAGAACACTTAATTTGCTCCGTTTTTTTTATTGAGGTTcatgtgaaataaaaaaataaataaattattttaaattcatgtgAATTAATTTGGCATTTAACAGCAGGGTGATTACTCTTCTCGTTGTAGTGTtcgtttataaatttagtacaagtCAGGGATGAACACATGTTGggtacttttttcattaaaaaatagtgttaacatgttgtaaaaaaagtgtataaacattaatagaattttcttaattaaatttaaatttcattcataatCGCATAAATAATTATGTCCTAATTATGTTTAGTTGGGtactatttttttcaaattctaaaaaagtacttttgttaATGTTTCAATTTCTTTCTCTTGTAGCCCTGTAGTGTACACatttattctttatatttttgcaatcaacactttttaatacatatttttatttcttcttgttgctgttgcttgtatgtatttcttaaacattaatttcactttataaacactatataaattaaattcttttttttttgtattattattttatttgtttaatgataacggcagtttaacttttttactTCTTCGTTTTGTTTCTTCAACACAAAAAAGTTCTGATTTTGTTGGGCTTCAAAGCAGAagtacaaacaacaacaacaaaaaagaacttACACAAAGTATGTGATGAAATTACTTGAGTTTTCTTTAGCCcaatttagttttgttaaaaaatcaatacctatctaattttttttctttaagttattttctgttcacttaaatacatttttatctttaaaataatcacctttcttttattattttttaatacaccgcagtatttttctattaaattcacttagattttttaataaaacttattattttttaatgaattttttactataattaAACGCGTATCTCCGATTTAGCGACAATTCACACATTCCAATAGAGTTTCGTTAAAAGactgaaatttaatattaaagaaattttgtatggcaattttttgttgttaattgttATTAGCGGCTCTCttaaataagagaaaaatatgCAGCTCTCTTGTAACTTAGCGCCATCTATATGATTATTGGGtgtaatttttgacattttcttttgttgcgttattctatacaaaaaagtCATGGTTGTAAAAATTCGTAGTGAGCATGGCATAGTTAACAAGGTAACGAAACTTGAGAGCAAACGAAGGAttgtcaaattttgtttatacaaaCTTGTATACAAGTCACGCATAACAAATTGTAAACAATGATCAGGTGGGCTACTGATGTATTTTCAGTACACCATGGTcatagtagggttctataaaccTCGAAGTCCACCATTTTgattcaaaaaagtcgataactcgactttcgtatatgaaaaaaagtcggaaaaagtcgactatttataaaatactaaaagtcgaaaagtctaaaaatcgacttttaattaaatgaaaaaaagtagaaaagccgaaaatcgacttttcataaaatacaaaagtcGCAAAGTCGTTTTTTAACTACTATAAATGCATAAAGTGgatttttcgtttcaactatagaacccaaAGTCACAGCTGTGACCATGTGGTGTCATGGTGTTCAAGAAATATTCAAATTACACAGGCCAACTAAATGTTAAACTGAGTTACGCTGAATCCGAATGGGTTTATATATTTCGAAGTAGGAAGAAGTTATAATTGtcaatacacatttattattcCTCTAGTATAGGTAAGTATGTCAATAGACTACTCCATTGACAAGTAAATAGATTCGTTATTATTCTAGTCCGAAGAATATTCATTAGACTAATACAAACTAGTCAATATAAAAGTCCAAAGGCTAGTTCATTAACAATAGATTTGTGATTAttctagtccattgactagtctatatactaaaaTGTGATTAttctagtccattgactagtctatatactaaaatatagtatagtcaataaaTTATTCAACTAGTTTACCGACTAATCAATGCACCACTTCATAGACTAATCAGCcgatttaaaaaactaataataataatattagatCAAAAtctgtacatatacatataaagttatttattttatttgagaaTTTAAGACTTAAGCTTAGCTTTATAAATCCGTagcaaaacaattattaaaaaagaaaaatatacatgaGTATGCACCACAACAgtcataaaatatcaaaaaatataaacatttttctatacaaaaatacgaaatcactttttttaatttatcaagttttaaattttttccttgtCGTTCCAAGAGGTAGTAACGAGTAAGAAAAAACTAATCCTAATTAAACTTAGGAATTCgagtgaaaaaaaactaaatgccaaacaaatgcaattaattGAATATCATGTTACACATTTCATTATTCTTTTGATTTAAAGCTAAAGTACGGCCTGGGAAGTTATATGAGTATTTTGACAAAACTTTTTTGCTAAATCTGTGGTCGGCTTGTAAGGTAACCAATTGAGTGTTGAAGTGTCTAAAATAAGAATAGTAAGCATTAGAATCAATccaataaaaaaagctatataTAAACTTACTTTAACTGCATTTCAGGTCTTTGCAATTGCATGCACAATTTTATACCAGAATAGAAATCAATATCAGCTTGAAGGCTGATTTTGGGCTCATAGGTCAAAAGAAACTCATTACTTACTTGGGCATAAGTAAAGCCAGCTTTCATTATGCCATGTACGGCAGCAGCAgaactaaaattatttgttattaaaaataagttcTGATTTTTAATCATAATTCTATGGTTGTAacatgatttttaataaaatctacttACTTTTGTTGAATTTCGGTATTGGCATTACGATTCCATATACTAAAATCTACTTTGCCATTCAAATCCACCGATTTAGAACCAATTACTCTCGTGTAGACAGTGGCTCCGGATGACAATATTATATAGTGTTCATGATCTTGAGCTAAAGTGGTGGCTTGGAAGGCTGGTGTAGGATCTGAGGCCGTGCCACTCCATACATGACCCATCAATTCAGATTGGCCGGTGAAAAATATCAAAGGTCTCAAGAGAACCCCTTGTACAGCAATTTCCATACCAGCAGTAGCAGGACTATCATCGACTTCTTCGTCATCATCATTTGTATCCTCATCACTATCTCCTACAAACGATGTTAAACCACTAGTATAGATGCCCAGctggaataaaaatattaattttaaaataacataagtatgtttttatatttatacggcaactattttcttaaacttttaaattattttatatttgtagcTGTTTACCTTGAAGGTGCTAGTTTCTTCTCTGCCAGCAGATAATATCAATTCAACCGAACCTCGTTTCAAAACGCCTTGATAAATTTCTTGAGTACTGAGTAGACTTTCATTGAAAGCAGGAGCCCAAGATAATTCTCTAGATAAAACTGTAGTAAGACCtaaaatatacagatatattatatagtttataataacaatagaaataattttttttttctaatttagttattaaatttaaaaaatttgtcttaTTAAGATTCGAATCATATTTATTCTTAAGTTTGAAATGAAAGTTAGTAATATTTTAGgtttaaacagattttttagatattttattctaaaaagcAAGATcgagaaataatttttaaaatgataataCGCTGTTCTCCGGATGTATGTGTTAAATGAATATTACTTATTTCATTCTTGTCATTAACACAAAATAAGTAATTCGATTCGTTTTGTATTGTTCACAAtatgaaaatgtaattttagtcaatagtttttatttaaaattaatttttacgtTAATATGTATTCAAGCAAATCCcaataaaaagttttgaaaattttgcatgGGATTCTTATTTTAGAACCCAAAATGACTGAACCTAATGCACACCTTTACGCCGCCAAAAAACATatcttaattattaataaaatcttaaaaattgagaatttttaactaaaatttacaatttgcaacagaaaaatttttactaataatacatttcatatttagaatttttataagaaaatttagaaGTGAAGGTTTTCTGAAATGCAAAATTGAGAATTAGCATTTGGTTTTtctgaatttcttttaaaagtaaTGCTTATTAGACTAtcaattataatacattttctatacaaaaattttattatacacaTGTTACaagttaaaatcaaattaatcctattttttaaaaatagaaaaatacatatacaagaGACAATTCCACAGCCCGAGCAATATCAATAATGTATTAGTTGAGCATTGACAAAAGTACTTCCTCCCCGGCCAGCATGAATGTGtggtaaaattgtatttaatttacgcTGATATTCCTCAAAAAGTTCCGGGCAGACACGATATGGTTGATCATCAGATGACATGTGAATCGGTTGTATATAGGATTGTGGCATAGGAGCTGGAGCAGGTTTTGGTGCTGTCATAGGGGCTGGAGATGACAAGTAAGCCGTTGCTACTGGAGCTGGAGATGAGGGTGGCAACGAATAACTATCCAGAGGTATAACATTAGAGGGAGTTAAGGAATACTTGGAAGGTTCTTCATTTGAACAGGGGACATTGGGTGCAGTTACACTAGTAATGTATGAAGGGCTTTGACCTGCTGTTAGTGTATGTAGCAATGATGgagtaataatattataaacagTAGAGACTGCCGATAGAGCAGGATTTGTGAGTGGCGGGCTTAAACAAGGTGTAGATGGAACAGCATAAGATTGACTGCAGGGTGTTACTACGACAGGTGTTTGTGGTTCCGATTTATTGAAGTTATCATTAGAACTATCATCTAATTTTGTACTCTCTGCATCTGAGCTATACGAAGATGATGCGGATTCACTCTCAGATTCTTTTTCATAACTAGGACTCAAAGGTTTATATTCTTCTTTAGGTTCTTCATCATATTTAGTCTCTTCTTGTTGGATTTGTTTGATTACGTCTTTATTGCCTTGGTACTGAGGTGATACATATATAATGGGttgatatataatttgtggTACTTTTCCATTTGCATATTGGACAGCTTTAGGTGTTTCCTCTTTTGTATATGTTGAAGGCTCCGGAAGGCTATAAGTATTTTCAGGAAGAGCAGCAGGTGGCTCATATAATTCTTCAACAGCAGGGCTATTATCTACATTGTATTCAGGCTCAACTGGTGGCAGTTCTGTGGGTATCTCATATACCGTTTCAGGTGCTTGTGGAACATTGTTGTCGTAGCTGGGAGGATTGTTAACAGCATTACCATTATAACGCGGAGGATTATTATAACTACCCCTGCCATAGCTGTCATAGCTTACTGGACCAAATAATGGCTGTAAATTTTGCCACAGTGGCAATGGTCTAAAGGGCTGAAATGGCAAAAGAGGCGATGGTGCTGGACTATAGTTATCACCATTTCCCACATTGTAATTACAATTATTACAGCAGTTATCACATTCTCCGAATAAAccgtttttaaataatttcttccAAAATGAACGCTGTGTACGTTTCAATTCATCCGTAGGACCTATATTAGAACCACTATCGGCTGACAAATAATACGCTGCCTGTCTAGACTCTTCCTCGGTACCAC of the Lucilia cuprina isolate Lc7/37 chromosome 2, ASM2204524v1, whole genome shotgun sequence genome contains:
- the LOC111690356 gene encoding anti-sigma-I factor RsgI2, which translates into the protein MFTLKSFCLIWFLLGIVTEITSEDYLHFGGTEEESRQAAYYLSADSGSNIGPTDELKRTQRSFWKKLFKNGLFGECDNCCNNCNYNVGNGDNYSPAPSPLLPFQPFRPLPLWQNLQPLFGPVSYDSYGRGSYNNPPRYNGNAVNNPPSYDNNVPQAPETVYEIPTELPPVEPEYNVDNSPAVEELYEPPAALPENTYSLPEPSTYTKEETPKAVQYANGKVPQIIYQPIIYVSPQYQGNKDVIKQIQQEETKYDEEPKEEYKPLSPSYEKESESESASSSYSSDAESTKLDDSSNDNFNKSEPQTPVVVTPCSQSYAVPSTPCLSPPLTNPALSAVSTVYNIITPSLLHTLTAGQSPSYITSVTAPNVPCSNEEPSKYSLTPSNVIPLDSYSLPPSSPAPVATAYLSSPAPMTAPKPAPAPMPQSYIQPIHMSSDDQPYRVCPELFEEYQRKLNTILPHIHAGRGGSTFVNAQLIHY